The Aminipila terrae nucleotide sequence TTTTAACTGGGCTTCTGTACATTGTTCCTTAGAATAACAGTTGGTCACTGCTCCTTCTGGTGAAACTCCGGATACATGATCTCCTGTACCAGTAAAGCTTCCTAAAGACAAACTGTTTTTTACTTTCCCTTTTCCATTTATACCTCCAACGTAATTTACTCCACTGATGTTTCCTTTATTTAAACAATCCTGTGCAAGTCCATAATTAAGACCTGCAACTCCCCCGATAAAGTTTTTATTGCCTGAAACATCTTTATTATTAATGCATAAAGTGGTATAACCCGTCGCGCATCCAGCAATACCTCCCACATAGCTTCCTCCATCGGAAATCACTACGTTACTGGTACATCTGGTAATATCAGTACAGTTTGCATACCCAATGATTCCCCCTATATAATCACCGCTGCATTTTATACTTCCACTCACCGCCAAATCTTTTACTTCACCATTTAGCGTATATCCAAATAATCCCTGATAACTGTCGCTGGTAACGATATTTAAACCATCTAATGTATGATTTTTCCCATCAAAGGTTCCCGAAAATGGTGTTTTTTCTGTTCCGGCAGGCTTCCATCCCAGAGATAGGGTTATATCTTTTTCCAAACGTACTGTATCTTCGTCAAAATCCACAGAAACCGCTTCTCCTGTGGTATTTTTAAATTTACCATTTACTAAATCAGAGAATCTGTTAAGTTCCTCCGTTGTACTGATTGTAAAAGTACTTCCTTTTTCATATAGCTTGTTTACATCATAATCACTAATAGAAAAAGTTCCTGCACTCTCCATTAAAGTCATCATAAGTGGCTCTATGGCTGCTGTTGTTGTAGCATCTGTTACAGCACTGTCAGTGGTCACCTCAGTTTTACTATCTGTAACTGCACTTCCAGTAGTTTCGCCAGTTTTTGTGCTATCCGTTACAGCACTATCGGTAGTTTGACCTGTTTTCGTATCATCCGTGGTCTTACTATCAGTTGTTTCTCCTGTTTTCGTATCACCCGTAGCTGCACTATCGGTAGTTCCACCTGTTTTGGTATCACCCGTGGTTGTACTGTCAGGGTTTCCTCCCGATTTCGTATCACCCGTGGTTGTACTGTCAGTTGTTCCTTCTGTTTTCGTATCACCCGTGGTTATACTGTCAGTGGTTTTTCCTGCTTCCGTACCACCTGTAGCGGCACCATCCGTTATAGTGCCATCGCTGTTTTCTTTTGCTGTCGCCTGACTTTCGGAAACTGAGTTTCCTGTAGCCTGACTAACCGAATTCAACTCATCTCCTGCATAAGCAATCGCTGTAAACTGCGATATAATCATAGTCATGCAGAGAATTGCGCATAAAAAATTCTTTCTTTTTGTCAATTCAGTCTCTCCTCTCTAAAAACTTCAATAATAATAAATAAAAAAGGTCCTTTACTATAGTTTTTTACTATAATAAAGAACCTCCAGTTTTCTGGTCAGCTCTAACCATAATTACAATTTTATACTTCTCCTGACTTCTTCCAGCCGTATAGGCTTCCCATCGTTGATTATGACTTTTATCTCTCCAAAACCGATTTGATGAATAATCTTCAGCAGTTTTTGTTCCTGCTCATTTGGAATAACATTTTTCTTTTCTGCCTCTACTGACATTTCTTTTTCCTCCTGCATTTACTAACATTAGATTATTTCTCATCAATCCCACTTTTATGTTTATCCCTTATATACAGCAGTTACTGCTACATATTTTTTCTGATTAAATTCACATAAAAAAAGCTGTAGCATTATTGCTACAGCCCGTATTTCTGTATAATTTTAATCATTTGTATTACAAGAATTGCCGAATACCCGTCGGATTCTGTCTTCATTTTAAGCAGGTATTCTGGCTTACGCATTATCATCCTTACCAAGCCTTCCCAAGAAATTACTCAGTGGCTCACCCATTTATCTTTGTATGACAGGCAGGACTCCTCGTTTACAGCGGCGGGACCGCGCAGGACTTGAACCTGCTTCCCTCTTAGCTATCCGCCAAAATCCCCTTAGATTCCAGCGAACAGAACATAAAATGATCTATTAAATTTCACCACAATCATGTTATCATTGATTTTCCTCTACGTCAACACCCTGAAGAAATTTTATGTAAAATAACAGTTTAAGTTGTCGAAAAATGTTTTTACTGAACTAACTGATATAAATTCGTTTCTATTCCACCAATCTGGTTATTGTAAAAGGGACACTCTGGGCGGCCTGGGAACTGTATGTTAGATTTATCCCTCCATCACAGGTCACCAAATCTCCAACAATAGACCCATAAAAAATACCACTGTTACCATTTAGTCTTACTGTGCCTTTCGGGGCATAAAGAATTCCTGTCACATCACCACTGCCACCATTAAATGTGATATTTCCGTTCATTGAGTAAAAGCATACCGAATCTGACGCATTCATGCTTACGTTACTACCGTTAAATGTCATATCTCCAGTTGCTAATATACTTCCATTAGAATGAATCCCACTACCGTTTATAGTGAGATTTCCATTAATAAACACCGTAGAAT carries:
- a CDS encoding DUF2292 domain-containing protein; protein product: MSVEAEKKNVIPNEQEQKLLKIIHQIGFGEIKVIINDGKPIRLEEVRRSIKL